A section of the Pseudomonas fluorescens genome encodes:
- a CDS encoding DUF485 domain-containing protein, producing the protein MNDSIYLSIQNSPRFKELVRKRERFAWILSAIMLGLYSGFILLIAYGPQVLGAKISPESSITWGIPLGIGLIVSAFVLTGIYVRRANGEFDDLNNAILKEAAQ; encoded by the coding sequence ATGAACGACAGCATTTACCTCTCGATTCAAAACAGCCCGCGCTTCAAGGAGCTGGTAAGAAAAAGGGAAAGGTTCGCCTGGATTCTCTCGGCGATCATGCTTGGGCTGTACTCCGGATTCATCCTGTTGATTGCCTATGGACCCCAGGTCCTGGGGGCCAAGATCAGTCCTGAATCGTCCATCACCTGGGGCATCCCGCTTGGGATCGGCCTGATTGTCTCGGCCTTTGTGCTCACAGGCATCTACGTGCGACGCGCCAACGGCGAATTCGACGACCTGAACAATGCGATTCTCAAGGAGGCTGCGCAATGA
- a CDS encoding glycine betaine ABC transporter substrate-binding protein: MKMRRLLGAAATLVVAMGSTLASADSNTLSIGYVDGWSDSVATTHVAAEVIRQKLGYDVKLQAVATGIMWQGVATGKLDAMLSAWLPVTHGEYWTKNKDKVVDYGPNFKDAKIGLIVPEYVKAKSIEDLKTDTTFKNKIVGIDAGSGVMLKTDEAIKQYGLDYKLQASSGAAMIAELTRAEDKQDSIAVTGWVPHWMFAKWKLRFLDDPKGIYGAAETVNSIGSKGLEKKAPEVAAFLKKFQWASKDEIGEVMLAIQEGAKPDVAAKDWVAKHPERVAEWTAQ; encoded by the coding sequence ATGAAGATGCGACGACTCTTGGGCGCAGCTGCCACCTTGGTAGTTGCGATGGGTTCCACACTGGCCAGCGCCGACAGCAACACCCTGAGCATCGGCTATGTGGACGGCTGGTCGGACAGTGTCGCCACCACCCATGTGGCCGCTGAAGTGATCAGGCAAAAGCTCGGTTATGACGTGAAACTGCAGGCGGTTGCCACCGGGATCATGTGGCAGGGCGTGGCCACCGGCAAACTCGATGCGATGCTTTCGGCCTGGCTGCCGGTGACCCACGGTGAGTACTGGACCAAGAACAAAGACAAGGTGGTCGACTACGGCCCCAACTTCAAGGATGCGAAGATCGGTTTGATCGTACCGGAGTACGTCAAGGCCAAGTCTATTGAGGACTTGAAGACCGACACCACCTTCAAGAACAAGATCGTTGGCATCGATGCCGGTTCCGGCGTGATGCTCAAGACTGACGAAGCCATCAAGCAATACGGCCTGGATTACAAGCTGCAAGCCAGTTCCGGGGCGGCGATGATCGCCGAACTGACCCGTGCCGAAGACAAGCAAGACTCCATCGCAGTGACCGGCTGGGTGCCACACTGGATGTTCGCCAAGTGGAAGCTGCGCTTCCTTGACGATCCCAAAGGCATTTATGGCGCTGCCGAGACGGTTAACAGCATCGGCAGCAAGGGCCTGGAAAAGAAGGCCCCGGAAGTCGCGGCGTTCCTGAAGAAGTTCCAGTGGGCCTCCAAGGATGAAATCGGCGAAGTGATGCTGGCCATCCAGGAAGGTGCCAAGCCTGATGTGGCGGCCAAGGATTGGGTAGCCAAGCATCCTGAGCGCGTGGCCGAGTGGACTGCTCAGTAA